From the genome of Spinacia oleracea cultivar Varoflay chromosome 2, BTI_SOV_V1, whole genome shotgun sequence, one region includes:
- the LOC110774859 gene encoding uncharacterized protein, translating to MADHVLFLDVVKKGWDVSCTRGGAMFKVWTKLKAVKQGLKELHHKDFAKLDERIEGLRADLGQIQIQLTSCPTDSNVQQSERDCSETLKKFLHIQESAYRQKARIQWLQVGDSNSKFFFSAMKERIARNSIDILYDDSLKKLSTTREIQEEVSSFYKKLIGTAASSLMGVDVGVVRNGKQLSATDAEIDAAIKGIDINKAPGLDGFNSLFFLKAWEIVKADVYEAVREFFRTGVMLKQVNNTSVTLVPKIQNASCVKDFRPIACCSVVYKIISKILQLECKVLLVQLKHVSPRCMIKVDLKKSYDSLEWPFLKTMLSELGFPMKFVNWVMQCLYSVSYSILINGCPTKPIPAKKGLRQGDPISPYLFALGMEYLSRCLAALAEDTNFSYHPRCKKLDLTHMMFADDLLMFSRADESAVKALFDAFTKFSLASGLEANLHKSEVYLAGVSDHVASSIVSSIGVPKGSFPFRYLGVPLTTRKLSFTDCKPLIDRTVARIKSWTSKFLSYADSRKASISWEKLCFPKSCGGWNLKDLTVWNKAAVLKHCWAFALKQDRLWANGVDQFVQAGKFRIQKMYKFLHPVGAQVGWKRLICNSHASPKSTFIMWLAVQNRLATKDRLIRWQLNIDGICGDLEAGSAFLGVNRTVLPWHEEVQIAVKKSRSTQKQACKYSIAFIESVYCIWLQRNAKVFRDHVDPVKTVVSNIMFNVECRCQ from the exons ATGGCTGATCATGTTCTGTTTCTAGATGTAGTTAAAAAGGGATGGGATGTGTCCTGTACAAGGGGTGGAGCCATGTTCAAGGTGTGGACTAAGCTGAAAGCAGTAAAGCAAGGATTGAAGGAGCTACATCATAAAGATTTTGCTAAGCTTGATGAGAGAATTGAGGGGTTAAGGGCTGATTTGGGTCAAATTCAGATTCAGTTAACTTCTTGCCCTACTGATAGCAATGTGCAACAAAGTGAGAGGGATTGTAGTGAGACTCTTAAGAAGTTTTTGCATATTCAGGAAAGTGCATATAGACAGAAAGCAAGAATTCAGTGGTTGCAAGTAGGAGATTCTAACTCTAAGTTCTTTTTCAGTGCAATGAAGGAGAGGATAGCTAGGAATAGCATTGATATTTTGTATGATGATTCTTTGAAGAAGCTTAGCACTACTCgggaaattcaagaagaagttaGCTCTTTCTATAAGAAGTTGATTGGTACTGCAGCTAGCTCATTGATGGGTGTGGATGTTGGAGTGGTTAGGAATGGTAAGCAGCTTTCTGCTACTGATGCAGAAATTGATGCAGCTATCAAAGGTATTGATATCAATAAAGCCCCTGGGCTTGATGGTTTCaatagtttgttctttcttaAAGCTTGGGAGATTGTGAAAGCTGATGTTTATGAAGCAGTAAGAGAGTTTTTTAGGACTGGGGTGATGTTAAAGCAAGTGAACAACACTTCAGTTACTTTGGTTCCTAAGATTCAGAATGCCTCTTGTGTGAAGGATTTTAGGCCAATTGCTTGCTGCTCTGTTGTTtacaaaattatctccaaaaTTCTACAGCTAGAATGCAAGGTGTTATTGGTACAGTT AAAACATGTTTCTCCTAGGTGTATGATCAAGGTGGATCTGAAAAAATCCTATGATTCTTTAGAGTGGCCTTTCTTGAAAACCATGCTGTCAGAACTAGGATTCCCTATGAAGTTTGTGAATTGGGTGATGCAGTGCCTCTATTCTGTTTCTTATTCCATTCTGATAAATGGTTGTCCCACTAAACCAATTCCTGCAAAGAAAGGGttgagacaaggtgatcccatTTCACCTTATTTGTTTGCTTTGGGTATGGAATATCTGTCAAGGTGTCTTGCTGCTCTTGCTGAAGATACTAACTTCTCTTATCACCCTAGATGCAAAAAGTTGGATCTCACccatatgatgtttgctgatgatttgtTGATGTTCTCCAGAGCTGATGAGAGTGCTGTGAAAGCTCTTTTTGATGCTTTTACCAAGTTTTCTTTGGCTTCTGGTTTGGAAGCTAATTTGCACAAAAGTGAAGTTTATTTGGCAGGTGTTTCTGATCATGTTGCTTCCAGTATTGTTAGCTCAATTGGGGTTCCTAAGGGATCTTTCCCTTTCAGATACTTGGGTGTCCCTCTTACAACTAGGAAGCTCTCCTTCACAGACTGCAAGCCTCTCATTGatagaactgttgctagaatcaAGAGCTGGACTTCTAAGTTCCTTTCCTATGCAG ATTCTAGGAAAGCTTCTATCTCTTGGGAGAAATTGTGTTTCCCTAAGAGTTGTGGAGGGTGGAATCTTAAGGATCTAACTGTGTGGAATAAAGCAGCTGTTTTGAAGCACTGTTGGGCTTTCGCTTTGAAGCAGGATAGGCTTTGG GCAAATGGAGTGGATCAGTTTGTGCAAGCTGGTAAATTCAGAATTCAGAAAATGTACAAGTTTCTTCATCCAGTTGGAGCTCAGGTGGGATGGAAGAGATTGATTTGTAATAGCCATGCTAGTCCAAAGAGCACCTTCATTATGTGGCTAGCAGTGCAGAACAGACTTGCTACTAAAGACAGATTGATAAGATGGCAGCTGAATATTGATGGTATTTGTG GAGATTTGGAAGCAGGTTCTGCTTTTTTAGGTGTGAATAGAACTGTGTTGCCTTGGCATGAGGAAGTTCAGATTGCAGTGAAGAAAAGCAGAAGCACACAGAAGCAAGCTTGCAAGTATAGTATAGCTTTCATTGAGTCTGTTTACTGTATTTGGTTGCAAAGAAATGCTAAGGTCTTTAGGGATCATGTTGATCCAGTTAAGACTGTTGTTAGCAAcattatgtttaatgttgagtgtAGATGTCAGTAG